AGTGTGCTTAGGAGTAGGTCCTGCAAGTGCATCTGCTGGGTGATGGAAGAGTACACAGCAAGGTAGTGCCACAGTGTGTCAGGCTGGAGAAGTAAAAGCTGCTTGTTATTGAAGCTGCAGGCTATGGTAATGAGAGCAACCACCAGGGTGAGTTACATTGGTATGGTGTAGACAGACTTGCCAGGAGAGTAAGGCTCAAGAACTAATATTTTGTTGCAGGCTGGTTCAGCACAAGCCAAATTAGAAGCCTCAGACTTCTTAAATCCTTCCATGTTTCATGAAAGCCAGTAGCCGGAGAGGGGAAGGTTCTCCTGTAATTGCAGTACGAGTTCAATCATTATGctctttctgttcttgtatCGTTAGGCTTTAGCTTGGCACAGAAACCCTTTGGAGCAACTTATGTCTGGAGCAGCATTATCAGTGCACTTCAAACTCAAGTGGAAGTGAAAAAGCGTCGTCAGAACCTGAAGTGCTATCATGACTGTTTTATTGGTTCCGATGCGGTGGATGTTGTGTTTGCCCATCTCCTACAGAACAAGTATTTTGGGGATATTGATATTTCCCGTGCCAAAATAGTGCGAGTGTGTCAAGCGCTAATGGACTACAAAGTATTTGAGGCTGTTTCAACTAGAGTCTTTGGAAAAGACAAGAGGTCTGTATTTGAAGACAGTAGCAATAGTCTCTACAGATTCACAAACATCTCAAGCCAAACAGATATTGATAAAGATTACCAGCAGTGTACGCCACAAAGGTTAGTACATAACGCAGCATGGAGATAACACTTCTCTACTGTAAGATTTCCTATGtttttggggggaaggagaaggacaAGAGGGACAGTGTAGTTACAGGACCGGGGGTGGGGGAGTAGCTACCCTATGGATGTTTGTGTGTAGAAGATACGTAGAAAACAGCAATTTGAGTGAATAATTCAGCCTGCATAGTTACTCATTTTCTGTCCGTTATCACATTGCCTTCATGGAAGGGGGAGTAGGTAGAAGATGAATGTGCTGCAGATACTTATCTATTAGGATCTAAACCAGTATAACCAACTGGCATTCAGATGCATCAAACTTGCTAAAGAAATGAACAAGTCTTTGGTCACTGTGCACTTAGCTGTGACATAAGCTAGTAATCCATCCAGcttttaagggggaaaaaacaggtaaaattgCTTGCTGCTTTCATCATCTTAGCTTGACTAGACTTCAGATTAAACTTTACgaaatgttttcagctgttcCTTTGTGTGCACATGGCTTGTTCCTAGGCTAGGTAGCAGGCTACAATGCTGTTATGCTGTTGCATGCCAACATGGATCCAGAGAGAAGTGTGATTGCTAGGGcttgttcttctgcttcttcagaagTGGGCAAAGAAAACCACAGTACTAACTAGACTGTCACAAAACAGCATACATTGCAGTGTAGATAacaatttgcttaaaaaaaaaacacttgcctTTAGCAGTTTTTGTGTCAAGTGTTTGTCTCTGAATGTATTCTGACACTGTTGCAAGAACTTACGTTCAGGTAGTTATTTCAGTAGTTCTGGCAACATAGACTTCTAAAAATCACAAATGATATTGACTTGACCAAAAATAATTGTTAACAAACGTTACATGAACAAACATGATTGTTGTGTTTGAGAGtagcaaacattaaaaacttaAGTGCATTGACCCAACTGGTCAGAAAATTCTAGAAGCGGAGATGAAGAATGGCTAGGCCCTCTGTCATGCTTCCCACCCCCTGCCTCTTTAGGACTAGGTCTCCTCCTCCGCTAATACAGACTGTCCCAAGTCTCTATTTGAGAAGAACACAAGAATTCTAAAGAATTAAAACCACTTTAACAAAGTATGATATTTAAAACGCTTAAAGACGCATGCATCATGATCAATACAAGACATATCAGACAAATAGTTGTGAAGGAAGGTAATTCACCTGTTTGTGTAGAATGAAGGTGTtaggtgttttttcttctgggaaggGTGCTGATCCACTGGTTTACCTTTCTTCATTTAGTGAAAGGAACAAATCTATTGATACATATGGCTTGTCAcataaatgtcaaaaataattgACATCAAAAAGGGTTCTGCAGTGTCCTAAACCAAAAAAAGCTGTAGGAATTGAAATTAAACAAGTATGCTTAGAGGAATAGTGATTTTATGGCTGGAGTTGTTTTCCTACTTGGTAGCATATGAAGTCACTTACGAGAAGAACCAGCTAACACACAAAAATGGGTAACAGgtttctgaaatcttttgttAGTTGATGGCAGGAACTAGCCTACTAGCTTTAGGAGTGGTGTTGCTAAGGGGCAACCACCTTCTAGTTTTTTCAAGAACAGCTCTTAATTTTTGGCCTCATTTCACCATTAGGAATAGAGTCCAAAAATCTTAGACTCTGGCGGGGGGGGAACTTTGGATGTGTTACTTGTGTATAAATTTCCCTCCATGACTATTTCCTCTCTTATGTGCTTTGTGGTAATTGACGTAGCTTGCTGATGCCAGATGTGACAAGCTCCAAGGGAGGAACTATGTACTTGCATGCAACTACTGCACACAACTCATTCTTTAAGATACTGCACACCCTCTTGTGCAGCTTGGACAGAGAAAGTACGTGTCTGGGGGAGAGATCTTATGAATATCCATCTGAGATTAAATATATCTGGGTGTGCTGTGTTGTTCTGTTATCTCATATGTATGgatgagaatatatatattaaaaaacatttttttatcttAGACATCAGAAGAGCATGTTGTTTAACCCTACTCCTGTCAAAGCAGAAAGCTTGGAGGATCTCTGGGAAAACCTGAGTTTAAAGCCTGCAAATACCCCTCACGTAAATGTCTCGGAAAGCTTGTCCCGTGAAGGTAAGCCAAATAATCCCCCAGTTATTTGTGTGGGAGAAGGAAGATAGCTGTAGGACTAAGAAAGCTTATGGCTGCTGTTGGAGTGAAGGTGGAGTCAAACTGACTCacagtattttgctttgaaCACTATGTCATAACAAAGGCACATTAAAAGCAAGACTGCAACAAATgtaacctttttattttatcagacAGGACTCATCTGCAGTTGCAATAAATAAGTGTTGAACTTCATGGGGAAGAATACACAACTATATGGATCCTAACTGGAGTTAGGAACATTCTACATGATGTTTAACCACCTGCAGTACATTCATGCCCAACTCAATCAAAGCCAATTGTCTGCTGTTAGCTAAAACTCTTCCCCAGCCTTTCAACAATGCACCTGCACCTCCAGTTCACCTTCTGTACTGTGTGAAACTGTTCCTGACAACTCATGTCTTCTCCAGCTAAACTACTACCTACTGTGGCTCTTTTCCATTTGGCTTTAAATGTTAATGCATCTGAGAACTCTCAAAACTTGAGCCAAATCATAACTGAGGAAGCTGTGATAAGGATAGAGTGTCACTGCTACACTGTTCTTCTGTTATCTAGAACAAAGACTGCTTGCAAGTTAGGGCACAAAGAATGTAAGGCACTTCGGACTTATCCAAAGAGCAGTTCTCCTACACTTGCAGTTAACTAAACAAATGGCTAAGTCTTTCCTTTAGCAGTGATAAAAAGCACTTAAGTGATAAGGGACGCACTTTTTCTGCTACTGtaaatctttattttggaaaaattaatCTGTTAGATTACAGTTGGTAGGAGGAAGGGGAGTTGGCAATTTCCTAATCTTCACACTTGCTTGATCTGTGTGATTTGTGTATTCTACCCTTTCCAGTTATTAATGAAGTATGGCAAGAACAAACAATTGCTCGTCTGCTGCAGCTTGTAGACCTTCCACTCCTGGACTCCTTACTTGAGCACCAAGCAGTCAGACCCCAGCTTCCACAACCAAGGAAGGCGACCGGATACATCATCACAAGTAACTACCTGGACAGAGAAATTCTCAAGGCTTTCAGTGACTCACAGTAAGTATTCATTAGTCGCCTCTGAGAGCAGAGTGCTGTTCAAAGCTGCATGCAAGTGTTATGCACAGTTGATCTGAAGTAGAAATGTAATAGTCTGTGGTACTGTAAAAAGGATGTGAAAAGGCGGATTTCTCCTTACCTGTTAGACTAGATTCAGTAGTAAATAGCAGTTGCTAAACTCTGAATTGGAAGTAGGTGAGGTGATTTCTGCTGAACACTAGAAGAGGTTTTTGAAGGCAATGATGGTATTTGATAATATTTGGGGAGGGCTATTGTTTACTGCACTGATGGGGTGAAAAGTAATCTTTTTTGCTATCATGtagaagtctttttctttttaaaaaaattatctgtgaGGGAATAGTTTAACTActtcaccttttaaaaatactgagagaAAACTGAGCCTGAAACTGTATAAATACAGTTGAAAGTATGGGCTGAAAAAGCTCTTACCAATCAGATCAAGGCTCAAGTTTGTTTATCTagcaataattttattcttgtctATAACAGTACAGGATGTCACTAGCTTTAGGTTTAACTACTTAGAACTGTTACATATTTATTCAAGATGAACAATTAGTAACCTACCCAGTTAAGCAAAGAGGCATATGGCTATGATCTGAGTGGGTTGGGAAAAGCGTCCTTGTTATACCAAGCTGTAATGTACAGAAGTACATACACATGCAGTGTCCACTGACCAGTCTACTCACTTTCAGTGGTAGAGTGCAACCAACTCTGAAAAGTGCCAGTAagtaaaactgcaaaattaaactttGTCTTCTAGAACAGATGAATGGCTCTCAGCAGCGATAGATTGCCTGGAATATCTTCCAGATCATATGGTGGTAGATATTAGCAGAAACTTGCCTGATCAACCAGACAAAGCAGATGCGTGGAAACTACTGTTGTTTGAAAACATTGGTAGATATTATGGCCAGAAAAAGGAGCCACTGTTAAGCCATGCACCTGAAATTCATCCAGGAATTGCAGAACTATTAGGTAAGTAAAATGAGTCCCTGAGCTTATGTGAGATAGGTACTGACAAACTGAGTATTTACTACAGCAGCTAAGCTTGAAGCTTGACTTCTGCAGAGTTTTTTAGTCTCTGGTCATAAAGACTGTCTTGAAATAATGAGGAATTTCTAGTCCTGACTATATGCAGCTTTATAGCTTGTGTTCAGTTATGTATAGAATGGctgtgaaaatgaagcattGTAACTTGGTAGTATCCATGGCAACTAAATATCCATGGGAAATTAATATTAGGCCATATTTATAGCTCAATATTTAGACCATAGGATATGAACTCAGAGCTGAGTGGATGCTTTATACCCAGGTCATAGCTCTCTGCCTTAATGTCCATAGAGATTGTCAATTTCTTAAATGTTATgtttaaacagtattttagacATCTTCTGATGGTTTACCTTAAAGGAAGATGTAATGAGGTGGGAATCAGGATCTTCTCCCAAACACCAAATGATAAGATGAGcggaaatggcctcaagttgagccaggggaggtttaggttggatatgaGGAGGTTGGACACTTCATTCACTGGAAgagttgtgtggcattggaataggctgtgCAGGGAAGTGGTTAAGTCACCATCcatggaggtcttcaagaaacatgtagatgtggAACTCGGtggcatggtttagtggtggacttcagTACTAAGTTataggttggactagatgatcttagaggtcttttccaacctgaatgattctatgatttagtTCTCAATTAACATCTCATCCCTGCTCTCCTTTTTatcagtttttctctttcttgactATTCTTTTGCACATTGGTgggaatattttgcatttataccCCATACTTCCTGCCTACAAGGTAAAGGGAAAAGACTAGCACAACCCACTTTATTTAAATAGACATTTAAAACTTGTATTCAGCATAGTGAAgccaaataaattaaaacttagCAAGGCTCTACGAAATGGTTTGCAATTAATTCATCAAGCTAGCCCATTTATCTAGGgtattttccttatttcttggGAGATCTTTATTTCCACAGTGAGAAGTCACTTGCTtaacaaaaccattttcctttttcattatttcGGCTGTATTGAATGGACTATGAACTGTAATTGAGCTTAATTGAAAATGTACTATCTTAAATAGCAGGCTAAAAGCCTGGGTGCAGGCTTCTCAAGATTGTGTGCAAACAGCTATCATCAGCCTGTGAGAACTTTTGGTGGGAATTAATGTTTGGGTTTCTGTTTAGAGGGGTGAAGTCTTCAGTGTTAAATTTACAtgttttattataatatttaaataattatggCAATagataccttttatttttccccagtgaatGGGAAGATGGAACAATCCTTAGAAGCTCTTCAACTCTATTTGAAACTCCTGGACAGCCAAATCAGGGAGGAATTCAGGAGGTTGCTGTACTTCATGGCTGTTGCAGCACATAATTCTGAGCTCAAACTACAGGAGGAGGTAAATGTGCATACTGAACTGTTATGTTGCTTTATGTTTATTGAAATCTAGATATCCCAGTTATAGGTCAGAAAACACCTGTGGCTTAAATGtgtctacagaaaaaaatgattctaAAAAAGATGATGCCCTGCCCTTTTTTAAATGGGGAGAGTAATTCTCCTGGTT
The genomic region above belongs to Cygnus olor isolate bCygOlo1 chromosome 5, bCygOlo1.pri.v2, whole genome shotgun sequence and contains:
- the DEPDC7 gene encoding DEP domain-containing protein 7 gives rise to the protein MATVREKAAALSLGAACSPAARPTGFSLAQKPFGATYVWSSIISALQTQVEVKKRRQNLKCYHDCFIGSDAVDVVFAHLLQNKYFGDIDISRAKIVRVCQALMDYKVFEAVSTRVFGKDKRSVFEDSSNSLYRFTNISSQTDIDKDYQQCTPQRHQKSMLFNPTPVKAESLEDLWENLSLKPANTPHVNVSESLSREVINEVWQEQTIARLLQLVDLPLLDSLLEHQAVRPQLPQPRKATGYIITSNYLDREILKAFSDSQTDEWLSAAIDCLEYLPDHMVVDISRNLPDQPDKADAWKLLLFENIGRYYGQKKEPLLSHAPEIHPGIAELLVNGKMEQSLEALQLYLKLLDSQIREEFRRLLYFMAVAAHNSELKLQEESDNRMVVKRTFSKAIINNKSLSRGKTDLLILFLVDHQKDVLKIPGTLHKMVSNKLLALQKGQDPSKITGYTFCEKLDEREYRSSTEKTTKAELLSLLKAIDEDSKLSDKEKKRLLGQFHSTNPSIFMQYFGDRVNNLCV